In Actinomycetota bacterium, a genomic segment contains:
- the ligA gene encoding NAD-dependent DNA ligase LigA, whose translation MESEGPLVHHPAELPSEEKSAALRIDALREEIERHNHLYYGLDAPEISDSAYDDLVAELKRLEEQFPQLISADSPTATVGAGHARLFEQVQHSRRMYSLDNAMDIAELTKWLARIRESVSASSCAFVCELKIDGSSVALTYSDGALRRAATRGDGLTGEDVTANLRTIDDVPERLALHGAADVEVRAEVFMPLASFERLNLEQEKAGAPLFANPRNAAAGSLRQKDPRVTASRELATYAYGIADPAVLGLKRQSEVLGWLERAGLKVNPETRACADEAAVYEYCEAALARRHELPYEIDGVVVKVDELAVQERLGYTSKAPRWAIAYKFPPEEKTSILRDIRVQVGRTGALTPLAEFDPVKVAGSTIARATLHNIDEIRRKDVRIGDTIIVRKAGDVIPEVVGPILGMRPPEAEEWQMPEKCPSCAGQIWKPEGEVVSRCINASCPAQRFEKLAHWTSRAAMDIDGMGSEIIARLIAEDLVHDVSDFYRLSFEQLAALDMGRTKKDGSAVTLGPVMAEKLMAAIDDSRMRPLSRVLVGLGIRHVGVTVAESLAQRFRSIEALEDALAAEKSGPSGNVEQPVVHDPIADIEGVGPVIASSVRAFFSNPENVAIVSNLRSFRVRMEEEAAEPKGQGTLSGLTFVLTGTLEGMKRSEAAARLKALGARVTDSVSAGTSYLVAGDNAGSKLDKARKLGVPVIDESALIEILETGEAPKPEAF comes from the coding sequence ATGGAGAGTGAGGGCCCCTTGGTACATCACCCCGCGGAGTTGCCTTCAGAGGAGAAATCGGCGGCCTTACGCATAGACGCGCTACGCGAGGAGATTGAGCGTCACAATCACCTCTATTACGGCCTGGACGCTCCTGAGATCAGCGATTCCGCCTACGATGATCTGGTTGCGGAGCTAAAAAGGCTCGAAGAGCAGTTTCCGCAGCTTATCTCGGCAGATTCACCCACTGCCACGGTAGGCGCAGGTCACGCGAGGCTCTTTGAGCAGGTGCAGCACTCCAGGCGGATGTACTCCCTGGACAACGCGATGGATATCGCAGAGCTTACCAAGTGGCTGGCCAGGATCAGGGAGTCTGTCTCGGCGAGCTCATGCGCATTTGTTTGTGAGCTGAAGATCGATGGATCATCTGTCGCATTGACGTACTCCGATGGGGCGTTGAGGCGCGCCGCCACGAGGGGCGACGGCCTTACAGGCGAAGATGTAACAGCGAACTTGCGGACGATTGATGACGTTCCGGAGAGACTTGCGCTGCACGGCGCCGCGGACGTCGAGGTGCGCGCCGAGGTTTTCATGCCGCTCGCCAGCTTTGAGCGGTTGAACCTCGAGCAAGAAAAAGCCGGAGCGCCGCTTTTCGCCAATCCCCGAAACGCGGCAGCCGGGTCGCTCAGGCAGAAGGATCCGCGGGTCACCGCCTCTCGCGAGCTGGCGACATACGCCTACGGAATCGCCGATCCTGCGGTCTTGGGGCTGAAGCGCCAAAGCGAGGTTCTCGGCTGGCTTGAGAGGGCGGGACTCAAGGTCAATCCGGAGACTCGCGCCTGTGCGGATGAGGCTGCCGTATACGAGTACTGTGAAGCGGCGCTGGCCAGACGCCATGAGCTTCCATACGAGATCGATGGCGTGGTCGTCAAAGTTGACGAACTCGCCGTCCAGGAGCGACTCGGCTATACAAGCAAAGCCCCTCGATGGGCGATCGCGTACAAGTTCCCTCCTGAGGAAAAGACTTCGATATTGCGAGATATTCGCGTGCAGGTCGGCAGGACAGGGGCGCTGACGCCCTTGGCCGAGTTCGATCCGGTAAAGGTTGCTGGATCCACGATTGCAAGAGCGACGTTACACAATATCGACGAGATCAGGCGTAAGGATGTTCGCATCGGGGATACCATAATCGTGCGCAAGGCCGGCGATGTGATTCCCGAGGTGGTCGGACCGATATTGGGCATGAGGCCTCCGGAGGCCGAAGAGTGGCAGATGCCGGAGAAGTGCCCCAGTTGCGCCGGCCAGATATGGAAGCCGGAAGGGGAGGTGGTCAGCCGTTGCATCAACGCGAGCTGCCCCGCACAAAGATTCGAGAAGCTGGCGCACTGGACCTCCCGAGCGGCAATGGACATCGACGGCATGGGAAGCGAGATCATCGCACGCCTGATTGCCGAGGACCTTGTTCACGACGTCAGCGACTTCTATCGCCTGAGCTTCGAGCAGCTCGCCGCTTTGGATATGGGCCGCACAAAGAAAGACGGCTCTGCCGTAACGCTCGGCCCGGTCATGGCGGAAAAACTCATGGCAGCCATAGATGACTCCCGCATGAGGCCTCTGTCAAGGGTGCTTGTCGGTCTCGGGATTCGGCATGTCGGCGTTACAGTCGCCGAGTCGCTCGCGCAGCGGTTCAGATCTATCGAGGCTCTCGAAGATGCGCTTGCCGCCGAGAAGAGCGGCCCGTCCGGCAACGTCGAGCAACCCGTTGTCCACGACCCGATCGCTGACATCGAGGGCGTGGGTCCTGTGATTGCATCGAGTGTCCGAGCGTTCTTTTCGAACCCCGAGAATGTGGCGATCGTAAGCAACTTGCGCAGCTTCCGGGTTAGAATGGAGGAGGAAGCGGCAGAGCCTAAGGGTCAAGGCACGCTCTCCGGTCTTACCTTCGTGCTCACTGGAACACTGGAGGGCATGAAGAGGTCGGAGGCCGCGGCTCGGCTCAAAGCGCTTGGAGCCAGGGTGACCGACTCCGTTAGCGCGGGGACCTCATACTTGGTGGCCGGCGATAATGCCGGAAGCAAGCTGGACAAAGCAAGAAAGCTTGGTGTGCCGGTTATAGATGAGAGTGCCCTGATTGAGATTCTTGAGACAGGCGAAGCTCCGAAACCCGAAGCTTTTTGA
- a CDS encoding thioredoxin domain-containing protein codes for MTEESEQPTQNRLAEQRSAHLAAHSTDLVNWRPWDSRAFKRAAKLGRPIFLSIGHQACHMCRAMQVDSFNDSSFAGFVNRQFVCVKVDRDLRPDIDSFYQTYAGASTGIGGWPLNVFLLPDALPFLSWAYLPRIASESSGPSAIDAAASAMESWILRREDAEAAGADALALMQNIYSVDASELTVRDAEEAADRIRGMLDLSFGGLGEGPKYPQPTVVDFLLASHQSTKKSWQLEAASRWVQSILDGGLFDREAGGIFRYTEDREWRKPSSEKALGDQGAFLSTLATLHKIDSDDSYRLAAQAIFEFLGRDLSHPEGGYCSAAGNVITSYNAIASRGLVEAGVAFGDDAMVKSGLDTLEWILSTCLKGNELVRQPDDRSVASLRFLEDYAATTAACLSAFEHTRQEPLYAAARRLQAKTVRLFAGDSGFVAVSGNHLLPMAPMETADTSYPAAPSLLAENAIRLSKLSADTPEEPLVSQALAQFARTILYAPHLAGHALRVLRMRSDS; via the coding sequence TATCGATAGGCCATCAGGCCTGTCATATGTGCCGCGCTATGCAGGTTGATTCTTTCAACGACTCGAGCTTTGCCGGGTTTGTCAATCGCCAGTTCGTGTGCGTAAAGGTCGATCGGGATCTAAGGCCTGACATCGACTCCTTCTATCAGACGTACGCGGGGGCAAGTACGGGAATCGGCGGGTGGCCGCTAAACGTTTTCCTCCTGCCTGACGCGCTACCCTTTCTTAGCTGGGCTTACCTGCCAAGAATCGCATCGGAGTCAAGCGGGCCAAGCGCAATTGACGCGGCCGCTTCAGCTATGGAGTCCTGGATACTTAGGCGAGAGGATGCCGAGGCAGCCGGAGCAGACGCATTGGCGTTGATGCAAAACATATACTCGGTGGACGCAAGTGAGCTTACGGTACGCGACGCCGAAGAAGCGGCTGACAGGATTCGCGGGATGCTCGATCTTTCCTTCGGCGGGCTTGGGGAAGGCCCGAAGTATCCTCAGCCTACGGTGGTAGACTTCCTACTCGCCTCGCACCAATCCACGAAAAAGTCTTGGCAGTTAGAGGCCGCTTCCCGTTGGGTTCAGTCGATACTCGACGGCGGACTATTTGATCGCGAGGCCGGGGGAATCTTCCGCTACACCGAAGACAGGGAGTGGCGCAAGCCATCTTCGGAGAAAGCCCTCGGCGATCAGGGGGCGTTCCTGTCTACGTTGGCCACGCTCCACAAAATCGACAGCGACGACAGTTACCGGCTTGCGGCACAAGCGATCTTCGAGTTCCTGGGGCGTGATCTTTCGCACCCCGAGGGTGGATACTGCTCTGCGGCGGGCAACGTCATCACCTCATACAACGCAATCGCCTCCCGAGGACTGGTAGAGGCAGGCGTCGCATTCGGCGACGACGCTATGGTGAAATCGGGCCTGGACACGCTTGAGTGGATACTCTCGACTTGCCTCAAAGGCAACGAGCTCGTGCGCCAGCCTGACGATCGTAGTGTTGCGTCATTGCGCTTCCTCGAGGATTATGCCGCCACAACAGCCGCCTGCTTGAGCGCGTTTGAGCACACCCGGCAAGAACCGCTGTACGCTGCGGCGAGGCGGCTTCAGGCTAAAACTGTCAGGCTTTTCGCCGGCGACTCAGGCTTTGTGGCTGTCTCCGGGAATCATCTCTTGCCCATGGCGCCGATGGAAACAGCAGACACGTCTTACCCCGCAGCGCCTTCGCTGCTGGCGGAAAACGCTATCCGGCTCAGCAAGCTCTCTGCCGACACTCCTGAAGAGCCGCTGGTTTCACAAGCGCTCGCGCAGTTCGCGAGGACGATCCTCTATGCGCCGCATCTTGCGGGACACGCGCTTCGAGTGCTCAGGATGCGCAGCGACTCCTAG
- the gatB gene encoding Asp-tRNA(Asn)/Glu-tRNA(Gln) amidotransferase subunit GatB, producing the protein MAKERLYELLTQWEAVIGLEIHTELTACDTKMFCACPVEFAGEPNTRVCPVCLGLPGALPVPNERAIELTVLAGLATSCEIALESRFHRKQYFYPDMPKDYQISQYDHPFCVQGTIDIQIDGRGVEQRVDREHSSGVTLIGQDASAYTTQIGITRIHLEEDTGKMIHVGGAEGRLAGATHSLVDFNRAGTPLIELVTEPDIRTPEEARRFAQQLRLTWLTLGISDCNMEEGSMRVDANVSVRKRGETTFGVKAEIKNLNSFKSLHDGVAHEIVRQIDTLESGGVVVQETRHWDASAKRTTSLRSKEEAHDYRYFPEPDMVPFEFSAQWVEALREKLPELPVAKRERYMRDFGLSAYDANILVSEGDLSSLFEATVEIVSPAKAKAVANLVLNDVSALLNLEGKSVHDLSITPSSLAELVSLVDSGSISSRQAKEVFAEMAETGHAPGSIVEARGMRQVSDSSAIEEAVDRVLQAHPGQVASFRGGKAGLLGFFVGQVMRETKGQANPNIVNELLREKLGQ; encoded by the coding sequence GTGGCAAAGGAACGGCTATATGAGCTACTTACTCAGTGGGAAGCCGTCATAGGCCTCGAGATACACACTGAGCTGACCGCATGTGACACGAAGATGTTCTGCGCATGTCCGGTAGAGTTCGCCGGCGAGCCCAACACGCGGGTCTGTCCGGTTTGCCTTGGGTTGCCTGGGGCGTTGCCGGTACCAAATGAGCGCGCCATTGAGCTTACCGTTCTCGCGGGACTTGCAACCTCGTGCGAGATAGCGCTCGAAAGCAGGTTTCACAGGAAGCAGTATTTCTATCCCGACATGCCGAAGGACTATCAGATATCCCAGTACGATCACCCTTTTTGCGTTCAGGGCACCATAGATATCCAGATCGATGGCCGAGGAGTCGAGCAGCGAGTAGACCGTGAGCACTCTTCCGGTGTGACTTTGATCGGGCAAGACGCAAGCGCCTATACCACGCAAATCGGCATCACGCGCATACACCTCGAGGAGGACACCGGCAAGATGATTCACGTCGGCGGAGCGGAAGGCCGGCTTGCTGGCGCCACGCACTCCCTCGTGGACTTCAATCGCGCTGGGACGCCCCTCATTGAGCTTGTCACAGAGCCCGATATCCGGACTCCCGAGGAAGCCCGACGCTTCGCTCAGCAGCTGCGACTGACCTGGCTGACCCTTGGGATATCCGATTGCAACATGGAGGAGGGCTCCATGCGAGTCGATGCGAACGTAAGCGTTCGCAAGCGCGGCGAGACGACCTTCGGGGTCAAGGCCGAGATCAAGAACTTGAACTCGTTTAAATCCCTCCATGATGGAGTCGCGCACGAAATCGTCAGGCAGATCGACACACTCGAGTCGGGCGGTGTGGTCGTCCAGGAGACGCGCCACTGGGATGCTTCCGCAAAACGCACTACAAGCCTGCGCAGCAAGGAAGAAGCGCACGATTACCGGTACTTTCCGGAGCCGGATATGGTTCCGTTCGAGTTTTCAGCGCAGTGGGTAGAGGCGCTTCGAGAGAAGCTGCCGGAGCTTCCCGTAGCGAAGCGCGAAAGATACATGCGCGACTTCGGGCTCTCGGCATATGACGCCAACATCCTTGTCAGTGAAGGGGATCTCTCATCGTTGTTCGAGGCTACAGTCGAGATCGTGAGTCCCGCAAAAGCAAAGGCCGTCGCCAATCTGGTGCTCAATGACGTCTCGGCGCTGTTGAATCTCGAAGGAAAAAGCGTGCATGACCTCTCTATCACTCCGTCGTCGCTGGCGGAGCTGGTTTCGCTTGTGGATAGCGGGTCCATATCGAGCAGACAGGCCAAGGAGGTGTTCGCCGAGATGGCCGAGACGGGGCACGCGCCAGGATCGATCGTCGAGGCTCGCGGTATGCGACAGGTGAGCGACTCCTCGGCGATTGAGGAAGCGGTCGACAGGGTGCTTCAGGCGCACCCCGGGCAGGTCGCTAGCTTCCGTGGAGGTAAGGCCGGGCTACTCGGCTTCTTTGTGGGCCAGGTGATGCGCGAGACAAAGGGACAGGCCAACCCGAACATCGTCAATGAGCTGCTTCGCGAGAAGCTGGGCCAGTAG
- a CDS encoding DegV family protein → MGSESAKSFAVVTDSTADIPRHVYEERNITVVPLYVNFGDESMLDGTLSQEEFFARMAASPALPTTSQPSVGAFKEAYERLLQTVDEVVSIHISSKLSGTLDSARQAAESFNGRAHVFDSRNLSGGLAFMVHDAVAAAKEGLSPQATIERLEGIRDRVKMIVGFDSLDNLVKGGRIGKVSAFLGSMLNLKVTITVDPEGAFQPVARTRGEKAALEHTIEWVANQMGSARTGKFYVLHALSAERAERLRDDIAKRFEGSEVAVYEVGSVIAAHTGTAWGVAVLPAD, encoded by the coding sequence ATGGGAAGCGAAAGCGCAAAGTCGTTTGCAGTGGTGACTGACAGTACCGCCGATATCCCGCGACACGTCTATGAGGAGCGGAATATCACGGTGGTTCCCCTCTACGTGAATTTTGGCGATGAGTCCATGCTCGACGGAACGCTATCCCAGGAGGAGTTCTTCGCTCGCATGGCGGCTTCGCCTGCTCTGCCGACGACATCACAGCCATCGGTAGGCGCTTTCAAAGAGGCTTACGAGCGGCTGTTGCAGACGGTAGACGAGGTCGTGTCGATTCACATCTCGAGCAAGCTGTCCGGGACGCTGGACTCGGCACGCCAGGCCGCCGAGAGCTTTAACGGGCGTGCACACGTTTTCGACTCCCGCAACCTTTCTGGGGGGCTGGCATTCATGGTGCACGATGCTGTGGCCGCCGCCAAGGAGGGGTTGAGCCCTCAGGCGACGATCGAAAGGCTTGAGGGTATTCGGGATCGGGTCAAGATGATCGTCGGATTTGATTCACTTGATAATCTGGTAAAAGGCGGTCGTATCGGCAAAGTTTCGGCCTTTCTCGGTTCCATGCTCAACCTCAAGGTGACAATCACGGTCGATCCGGAAGGCGCTTTTCAGCCTGTGGCCCGCACCCGGGGTGAAAAAGCCGCTCTCGAGCATACTATCGAGTGGGTGGCAAACCAGATGGGCAGTGCCCGTACGGGGAAATTCTATGTCCTTCACGCCCTGTCCGCTGAGCGTGCCGAGCGCCTGCGGGACGATATCGCGAAGCGATTCGAGGGCAGTGAGGTCGCCGTTTACGAAGTAGGCTCCGTTATAGCTGCTCATACCGGAACCGCATGGGGTGTTGCGGTTCTGCCCGCTGACTGA
- the gatC gene encoding Asp-tRNA(Asn)/Glu-tRNA(Gln) amidotransferase subunit GatC — protein MAISEKQVRHVALLARVALTDEQVKSFAQDLNSILGHVDSIQQLDLDGVKPTAHPLDSINVMRADEVRPGLSREQALKNAPDTDGVAFVIPRIIGPGGEA, from the coding sequence ATGGCGATTTCAGAAAAACAAGTGCGTCACGTGGCCTTGCTGGCGCGAGTCGCTCTAACGGATGAGCAGGTCAAGAGTTTTGCTCAAGACCTCAACTCCATTCTCGGCCACGTGGACTCGATTCAGCAGCTCGATCTCGACGGCGTAAAGCCCACAGCGCACCCGCTTGACTCGATCAACGTCATGCGCGCCGACGAGGTGCGTCCCGGTCTCTCGCGTGAGCAGGCGCTAAAAAACGCTCCCGACACAGATGGGGTCGCGTTCGTCATTCCGCGCATCATTGGCCCGGGCGGTGAAGCGTGA
- a CDS encoding DUF2469 family protein — translation MDSVDELDIYEAEKRLALYNEYRDAARVFSYYVETELRAYLANEVEVEPVAGPGGVYFKVTLADVWIYEAERINRFVSQTVIYSVGDVHVQRLRSDGE, via the coding sequence ATGGACAGTGTGGACGAGTTGGATATTTACGAAGCGGAAAAGCGACTTGCCTTGTATAACGAGTACCGTGACGCAGCTCGTGTTTTCAGCTACTACGTTGAAACCGAGCTTAGGGCTTACCTTGCCAATGAAGTGGAGGTAGAGCCGGTTGCCGGTCCAGGAGGCGTGTACTTCAAGGTGACTCTGGCCGATGTCTGGATATACGAGGCCGAGCGAATCAATCGCTTCGTCTCTCAGACTGTGATTTATTCAGTAGGCGACGTGCACGTACAGAGGCTCAGATCTGATGGAGAGTGA
- a CDS encoding AarF/ABC1/UbiB kinase family protein, with protein sequence MRVRGQSSADKMRQFERHREIIKVLAEEGLHIVIAAAGLRRFGPIPKHAPKTQPDSEVTVEERIRRTLERLGPMFVKVGQAISTRTDVISPELATALSKLQDDVAPESFEVVRSVIEAELGASLEELFAHFDEVPAASASIGQVHKATLFDGSSVAVKVQRPGVQGIVERDIGIVTSQVRWLDAHTDVFGDIDAVSIADEFALAVREELDYIKEASNAEMLWRAFRDDESVAFPRVHWATTTSKVLTLDWLDGVRMNRLEELDSSGANRAILAQRGINCYLRQMLELGYFHADAHPGNYFALPDGRVGFTDFGRMGWISEESRHRFIDLVWAAINRDYGLATDTLVAVGNNPAVDDVALRREVGRLINKYHGRELGRINFAELSAEMLGLIRNYSLGVPSDFALILGTFVVLEGVGRMLDPEFDFATTAKPYITQVVQERSSPEVLAGRGLRAFGHAMRVLEQLPDSADRVLRRLSKGEVKVSVRVTGYDDLLSRLQELVNRLAFAIIVAALIIGFASLLSAAGAPAWVQYVGQIGLFAAFGISFWFFGSIILARLRGRKR encoded by the coding sequence GTGAGAGTCAGGGGCCAGAGCTCCGCAGACAAGATGCGGCAATTCGAGCGGCATCGGGAGATAATTAAGGTGCTCGCCGAGGAGGGCTTGCACATTGTGATAGCCGCTGCTGGCCTGCGAAGGTTCGGCCCGATACCCAAGCACGCCCCGAAAACCCAGCCCGACTCTGAGGTGACGGTTGAAGAGAGGATCCGGCGGACGCTGGAGCGCCTCGGCCCGATGTTTGTGAAGGTCGGACAGGCTATCTCGACCCGCACGGACGTAATCTCGCCGGAGCTGGCCACCGCGCTCTCAAAACTGCAGGACGATGTGGCGCCCGAGTCATTCGAGGTCGTTCGCTCGGTCATCGAAGCCGAGCTCGGCGCTTCGCTCGAGGAGCTGTTTGCCCACTTCGATGAGGTCCCTGCCGCGTCTGCCTCTATAGGGCAGGTCCATAAGGCAACACTCTTTGACGGATCCAGCGTGGCGGTGAAGGTTCAAAGACCTGGTGTTCAAGGCATTGTCGAGCGAGATATCGGGATCGTGACCTCACAGGTCAGGTGGCTGGATGCGCATACCGATGTTTTCGGGGATATCGATGCGGTATCGATAGCCGATGAGTTCGCTCTGGCCGTACGCGAGGAGCTTGATTACATCAAGGAGGCGTCCAACGCCGAGATGTTATGGCGAGCGTTTCGGGATGATGAAAGTGTGGCGTTCCCACGCGTTCACTGGGCAACTACAACGTCGAAGGTGCTTACCCTGGACTGGCTGGATGGAGTTCGGATGAACCGGCTCGAGGAGCTTGATAGCTCCGGAGCCAATCGCGCTATCTTAGCCCAACGGGGCATCAACTGCTACCTTCGGCAAATGCTTGAGCTCGGCTACTTCCATGCCGACGCGCATCCAGGAAACTACTTTGCTCTCCCTGATGGGCGGGTCGGTTTCACCGACTTCGGGCGAATGGGCTGGATATCCGAGGAGTCTCGGCACCGCTTTATCGATCTGGTGTGGGCCGCAATAAACAGGGACTATGGCCTGGCGACAGATACTCTTGTCGCCGTGGGCAACAACCCGGCGGTCGATGATGTCGCACTTAGGCGAGAGGTTGGTCGCCTGATCAACAAGTATCATGGCCGCGAATTGGGGCGCATCAACTTCGCTGAGCTTTCTGCCGAGATGCTGGGGTTGATTCGAAACTACTCGCTGGGGGTCCCGAGTGATTTTGCACTTATTCTCGGCACCTTTGTTGTGCTTGAGGGAGTGGGTCGTATGCTCGATCCCGAGTTCGATTTTGCGACTACGGCTAAGCCCTACATTACGCAAGTCGTTCAGGAACGCTCGAGCCCCGAGGTTCTTGCTGGCCGAGGGCTTAGGGCATTCGGTCACGCGATGCGTGTGCTGGAGCAACTTCCGGATTCAGCAGACCGGGTGCTCAGGAGATTGTCCAAAGGCGAGGTAAAGGTTTCGGTAAGAGTCACTGGCTACGATGATCTGTTGAGCAGGCTTCAAGAGCTGGTGAACAGACTGGCGTTTGCAATTATCGTGGCGGCCCTGATAATCGGTTTCGCTTCACTTCTTAGCGCCGCGGGTGCACCTGCGTGGGTGCAGTATGTTGGGCAGATCGGACTTTTTGCCGCCTTCGGGATCAGCTTCTGGTTTTTCGGCTCGATAATTCTTGCCAGACTTCGGGGAAGGAAGCGCTAA
- the gatA gene encoding Asp-tRNA(Asn)/Glu-tRNA(Gln) amidotransferase subunit GatA encodes MVAGDFSAREVAEASLRTIEATDGVIGAFNQLTPELARAAAEKIDEARAQSVRSGEDPDLALPPLAGVPAGLKDNMNLLGTRTTCSSRMLEGYESVYDCTAARRLIDAGALPVGKCNMDEFAFGSSTENSAFRLTRNPWDTERVPGGSSGGSAACVSSGQVTISLGSDTGGSVRQPGALTGTVAVKPTYGRVSRYGLVAFGSSLDQIGPFARSVEDAALVLRAIAGFDSADSTCVNIPVPDYTAAARAGIADGGVSGLKVGLATGLLHADGCAAEVREATLKAADIYASLGAQVDEVELPSATHGLSAYYIIGPAEASSNLARFDGVRYGHRVSDPSDILDLYMRSRSEGFGPEVIRRIMLGTYALSAGYYDAYYGQAQKARTLIKQDFTRAFCDFDIILTPTSPTVAFKFGEKSSDPLAMYLADIYTIPVNLAGLPAMSVPASLCPSTGLPIGVQIIADYFAEETMFRAAAAFERVAEFKCMPAGNHSQ; translated from the coding sequence ATAGTCGCGGGCGATTTCAGCGCAAGAGAGGTTGCCGAGGCGTCACTTCGCACAATTGAGGCCACCGATGGCGTGATCGGAGCATTCAATCAACTCACCCCCGAGCTGGCGCGAGCCGCCGCCGAAAAGATCGATGAGGCCAGAGCTCAATCTGTGCGCTCAGGCGAAGATCCCGACCTTGCCTTGCCGCCCCTTGCAGGCGTGCCGGCTGGGCTCAAGGACAACATGAACCTTCTCGGGACGCGCACCACCTGCAGCTCCCGAATGCTCGAAGGGTATGAAAGCGTATACGACTGCACCGCCGCCCGCAGATTGATCGACGCGGGAGCGTTGCCGGTGGGTAAGTGCAACATGGATGAATTCGCTTTTGGGAGCTCTACCGAGAACTCAGCCTTCCGATTGACCCGCAATCCCTGGGACACAGAGCGCGTCCCTGGCGGGAGCAGTGGAGGAAGCGCAGCGTGTGTCAGCTCCGGTCAGGTCACGATCTCTTTGGGCAGTGACACGGGCGGATCGGTCAGGCAGCCCGGCGCGCTTACCGGCACCGTTGCCGTAAAACCAACGTACGGCCGGGTCTCGCGGTACGGCCTGGTGGCTTTCGGAAGTTCTCTGGACCAGATCGGACCCTTCGCTCGAAGCGTTGAGGATGCGGCACTCGTGTTGCGCGCGATCGCCGGCTTCGATTCTGCTGATTCAACCTGCGTGAATATACCCGTTCCTGATTACACGGCGGCGGCCCGCGCCGGCATTGCCGATGGCGGCGTGAGCGGACTTAAAGTCGGGCTTGCAACCGGCCTTCTGCACGCCGATGGGTGCGCAGCCGAAGTCCGCGAAGCGACGCTGAAAGCGGCCGACATCTACGCTTCGCTCGGCGCGCAAGTCGACGAAGTCGAGCTTCCCAGCGCGACTCACGGGCTTTCGGCGTATTACATCATAGGCCCCGCCGAGGCCAGCTCGAACTTGGCCAGGTTCGACGGTGTGCGCTATGGGCACAGGGTGTCGGATCCGAGCGACATCCTCGATCTGTACATGCGCTCCCGCTCCGAGGGATTCGGACCTGAGGTCATCCGCCGCATAATGCTTGGGACCTACGCGCTTTCCGCCGGATACTACGACGCCTACTACGGCCAGGCGCAGAAGGCCCGCACGTTGATCAAGCAGGACTTCACCCGCGCTTTTTGCGATTTCGACATTATCTTGACTCCGACTTCGCCGACGGTGGCCTTCAAGTTCGGCGAGAAGTCTTCCGATCCGCTGGCCATGTATCTTGCCGACATCTACACGATTCCGGTGAACCTGGCAGGTCTGCCGGCAATGAGTGTCCCAGCTTCCTTGTGTCCCTCAACTGGACTTCCGATAGGGGTTCAGATCATCGCCGATTACTTCGCCGAGGAGACCATGTTTCGCGCGGCGGCCGCTTTCGAGAGAGTGGCAGAGTTCAAATGTATGCCGGCGGGGAATCATTCTCAATAG
- the lipA gene encoding lipoyl synthase produces the protein MTEEDKNTDKAFAHHRRKAFPTWLKRPLGIPGKASMVEETLGDLKLNTVCHSAKCPNRAECFSAGTATFLVMGDSCTRSCSFCAVTSRRPESLDPEEPLRVAKAAKRMRLAHVVVTMVSRDDLPDGGAAHLAGVIDSLRQAVPSATVEVLTSDFLGDLASVRTVVGAEPDIFAHNVETVPRLYPAIRPKARYDRSLEVLEHAVAVSSGSMKTKSGLMLGLGETIDETLTVLRDLRSKGVSVVTIGQYLQPSARHFVPDRFVEPEVFDLLRAEAQLMGFSAVASAPFVRSSYRAGALL, from the coding sequence ATGACAGAGGAAGATAAAAACACAGATAAAGCTTTCGCGCATCACCGCCGAAAGGCGTTTCCCACATGGCTCAAGCGCCCGCTTGGCATCCCTGGTAAAGCGAGTATGGTCGAGGAAACGTTGGGTGACCTGAAGCTGAACACGGTATGCCACTCTGCAAAGTGCCCGAACCGGGCCGAGTGCTTCTCGGCAGGGACTGCGACCTTCCTGGTGATGGGCGATTCGTGCACCCGTAGCTGCAGCTTTTGCGCAGTGACTTCCCGGCGGCCTGAATCTCTCGATCCCGAGGAGCCGCTTCGAGTTGCAAAGGCCGCTAAGAGGATGCGGCTCGCGCATGTTGTCGTTACCATGGTCTCGCGCGATGATCTGCCCGATGGGGGAGCGGCTCACCTTGCAGGGGTCATCGATTCTCTGCGCCAAGCCGTGCCTTCAGCCACAGTTGAGGTGCTCACCAGCGATTTTCTCGGCGATCTCGCTTCGGTAAGGACAGTTGTTGGCGCCGAGCCGGACATTTTCGCGCACAACGTTGAGACCGTTCCTCGCCTGTACCCGGCTATTCGACCAAAAGCGCGATACGATCGCTCGCTTGAGGTTCTCGAGCATGCGGTCGCTGTATCCTCGGGTTCGATGAAGACGAAGTCCGGCCTTATGCTGGGATTGGGAGAGACCATCGATGAGACCCTGACAGTCTTGCGGGACCTGCGCTCGAAGGGGGTTTCGGTTGTGACCATCGGACAGTACCTTCAGCCGAGTGCGCGGCATTTTGTACCCGATCGATTTGTCGAGCCCGAGGTGTTCGATCTCTTGCGGGCCGAGGCGCAGCTTATGGGCTTTTCCGCTGTGGCTAGCGCTCCTTTTGTGCGCTCGAGCTATCGAGCCGGGGCGCTATTGTGA